ACCGTGCCGGCGAGGGCGGTGCGGATGGTGACGTTGCGCGGCAGGCTGGTGGCGAGCGCGACGTCGGTGCCGCGGACGACGACGCGGACGGCGCGGCCGGGGGCGTCGATGGCGCCCGACAGCCAGATCGTGCCGGCGGGGTGGCGGACCGGCGTGAGGCCGTAGGCGGCGTCGACCTCGCCGATCCGGCCGGTCAGCACCGAAGCGACGGCGAAGCGGTCGCCGGCGACGCCGCGGCTCGGCTTCAGCACGTCGTCCGGCGCGCCGACGGCGGCGACGCGGCCGCGGTCGAGCACGACGACGCGGTCGGCGAGACGGGCGACCTCCTCGACGGCGTGGGAGACGTAGAGGATCGGGATCGCGAATTCGTCGCGCAGGCGCTCGATCAGCGGCAGGATCTCGAGGCGGCGCTCGAGGTCGAGGGCGGCGAGCGGCTCGTCCATCAGGAGCAGCCGCGGCGAGGCCATCAGGGCGCGGCCGATCGCGACGCGCTGGCGCTCGCCGCCGGACAGCGTCGCCGGGCGGCGGCCCAGCAGGGCGCCGATGCCGAGGGTGTCCACGACTGGGCCGAGTTCGACCCGGCGTTCGGCGGGCGGCGCGAACCAGCGGCCGAACAGGAGGTTCGACCGGACGCTGAAATGCGGGAACAGCAGCGAATCCTGGAACACCACGCCGACCCGGCGGCGGTGGCGCGGGACGTGGATGCCGGCCGCGGTGTCGACCAGCACGCGCTCGCCGAGGGCGATCCGGCCGCGGTCGGGCCGGACGAGGCCGGCGACAAGGCCGATCACCGTCGACTTGCCCGAGCCGGACGGTCCGAACAGCGCGGTGATGCCGGCGCCGCCGGCGAAGGCGGCCTCGAGGCGGAAGTCGCCCTGGGCGTGCGCGACGTCGACCGCGATCACCGGCCGCCCCCCGGGGCGCGGCGGGCGATCCATTCGGAGACGACCAGGGCGGACAGGCCGATCAGTACGGCCACCAGCGTCAACGCCATCGCCTCGCCGTCGCCGTCCGGCGTCTGGGTGGCGGTGTAGATCGCGGCGGCGATGGTGCGGGTCTCGCCGGGGATGTTGGAGACGAAGGTGATGGTGGCGCCGAATTCGCCGAGCGCCTTGGCGAAGGCGAGGGTGGCACCGACCAGGATGCCCGGCAGCGACAGCGGCAGGGTGACGAGCGCGAAGGTGGCGAGCGGGCCGGCGCCGAGCGTGCCGGCGGCGCGCTCGAGGCGGACGTCGACCGCCTCCATCGAGAGGCGGATCGCGCGCACCATCAGCGGGAAGGCCATCACCGCGGCGGCGAGCACGGCGCCGGTCCAGCGGAAGGCGAGCACGACGCCGAAGGCGCTCTCCAGGAAGCCGCCGATCGGGCCGCGCCGGCCGAACAGCAGCAGAAGGACGTAGCCGGTCACCACCGGCGGCAGCACCAACGGCAGCTGGACCAGCCCCTCGACCAGCGTCCGGCCGCGGAAGGTCCCGCGCGACAGCGCGAAGGCCACCGCGATCGCCACCGGCAGGCTGACCAGCGTCGACACGGCGGCGATCCGGAAGGACAGCGCGATCGCGGTCCAGGCTTCTGGCGAGAGGGCGGTCATCGGGCGGGCGGGATCCGGCGGGCGAGGTCAGGCGTCGAGCCTAGAGCGCTTTCCGACCTGATGGAATCGTCAGGTCGATGGGAAACCGCTCCAGCTTCAAAAGCCGGAGCATTCTCCGACCAGATCGTGCAAAGTGGTCGGATAATGCTCCGGAACACCGCCCGCCGCCTGTGAAACCGCGATCGACGGGGCCGTCACTTCGCGTCCGTGAAGCCCTGGTCGAGCAGGATCGCGTGGCCCGGGCCGGTCTCGACGTAGGCGAGGAACGCGGCCGCGCCGGCCGGGTCGGCGGACGACTTCGTCACCGCGGCCGGGTAGACGATCGGCTTGTGGCTGTCCGCGGGGAAGGTGGCGAGCACCTTCACCTTCGGCTCGACCTTCGCGTCGGTGGCGTAGACGATGCCGGCGGCGGCCTCGCCGGTGGCGACCAGGGCGAGGGCGGCGCGCACGCTCTCGACCGGCGCGAACTTCGCCTCGACCGTGCCGAGGATGCCGAGCGCGGTCAGCGCCTCGACGGCATAGGCGCCGGCCGGCACCGACTTCGGCTCGCCGACGGCGAGGCGGCCGTCGCCGAGGAGGCCGGCGAGGTCGGCGCCCTCGGCGAGGTCGATCGCGGCGGTCGAATCGACCGGAGCGATCAGGACGAGGGAATTGCCGGCGAGCACGGTGCGGCTCGCCGGGTCGATCTGGCCGGCCTTGTCCAGGTAGTCCATCCACTTCAGGTCCGCCGAGACGAAGACGTCCGCCGGCGCGCCCGATTCGATCTGCTTGGCGAGCGGGCCGGAGGCGGCGTAGCTGATCACCAGCGTCTTGCCGCTCTCCTGCTCGAAGCCGGGCTTGGCGGCGTCGAGCACGTTCTTCAGCGACGCCGCGGCGAAGACGGTGACGGTGCCCTCGGCGAGGGCGGCGTTCACCGCCCCGACGAGCGTGAGCGAGGCGGCGGCGACGGCGAGGAACTGGCGGCGGAACAGCATGCGGACACCCCCGGGCATCGATCGGATGGAACGGCGCCGGGCGTGACGGTCTCGGCGCTATGTCCGAACGGATATAGCGAATACGGGGGCGGTGCAACCACGTCGCCGGAGCGGCGAAGGGCGAAAGTCCCAGTCGGACCGTAGGCGGCGCCTCCGGCGAGCAGGGACGATGTCCGATTGGATCGTTTCACGATTGTCTTGTATCGGTTCAACATGCTAGCATCCGATCTGTAATCGATTGCAGAAACCGCCTGCGCGCGCCGGAAACCTCACGAGCCGAGGACGATCCGATGACCCGACCCGACCTCGCCGCCCGCCTGCCCGCCGACTTCGTGTTCGGCGTCGCCACCGCGGCCTATCAGATCGAGGGATCCGTCGACGCCGACGGCCGTGCGCCGTCGATCTGGGACGCCTTCTCGCGGATCCCCGGGCGCGTCGTGAACGGCGACACCGGCGACGTCGCCTGCGACCACTACCGACGCTGGCGCGGCGACGTCGACCTGATCGCCTCGCTCGGCGTCGACGCCTACCGCTTCTCGGTCGCGTGGCCGCGGGTGGTGCCGGACGGTCGCGGCGCCGTCGCCGAGGCCGGGCTCGCCTTCTACGACCGGCTGGTCGACGCCCTGCTCGAGAAGGGCGTCCGTCCCTACGCCACGCTCTACCACTGGGACCTGCCGATCGCGCAGTTCGGCCGCGGCGGCTGGTGCGCCCGCGACACCGCCCACGCCTTCGCCGACTACGCCGACGTGGTCGCGCGCCGGCTCGGCGACCGGCTCGCCGGCGTGATGACGCTGAACGAGCCGTGGTGCGCCGCCTTCCTCGGCCATCTCTACGGCGTCCACGCCCCGGGCGAGCGCAGCCTGCCGGCGACGCTCGCCGCCGTCCACACGCTGAACCTCGCCCACGGCCTCGCCACCGCCGCCGTGCGCGCGGCGGCCCCGGGCGTGCCGGTCGGCATCGTGCTGAACGCCAAGTCGATCTACCCCTCGAGCGACACCGAGGCCGACCGGGCCGCGGCCGAGCGCTACGACGCCTTCCACAACGGCGTCTTCGCCGAACCGATCTTCGCCGGCCGCTACCCGGCGGCGGTGGTCGAGGCGCTCGGGCCGGCGATGCCGGAGATCCGCGACGGCGACCTCGCCGCGATCGCCGCGCCGCTCGACTTCCTCGGCATCAACTACTACACGCCCGACCGCGTCCACGCCGACCCGACGCTGGCCTTCCCGGCGGCGGCGCAGTGGCATCCGCCCAAGGTGCCGCGTACCGCGATGGGCTGGGAGATCGCGCCCGAGGGCCTGACCCATCTCCTCGCCG
This genomic interval from Oharaeibacter diazotrophicus contains the following:
- the modC gene encoding molybdenum ABC transporter ATP-binding protein gives rise to the protein MIAVDVAHAQGDFRLEAAFAGGAGITALFGPSGSGKSTVIGLVAGLVRPDRGRIALGERVLVDTAAGIHVPRHRRRVGVVFQDSLLFPHFSVRSNLLFGRWFAPPAERRVELGPVVDTLGIGALLGRRPATLSGGERQRVAIGRALMASPRLLLMDEPLAALDLERRLEILPLIERLRDEFAIPILYVSHAVEEVARLADRVVVLDRGRVAAVGAPDDVLKPSRGVAGDRFAVASVLTGRIGEVDAAYGLTPVRHPAGTIWLSGAIDAPGRAVRVVVRGTDVALATSLPRNVTIRTALAGTVDAVATGAGPNATVDVRLDGGDVLTAVVTRKAVDDLGLDAGDRVHALVKAVALDERFQV
- the modA gene encoding molybdate ABC transporter substrate-binding protein, which gives rise to MLFRRQFLAVAAASLTLVGAVNAALAEGTVTVFAAASLKNVLDAAKPGFEQESGKTLVISYAASGPLAKQIESGAPADVFVSADLKWMDYLDKAGQIDPASRTVLAGNSLVLIAPVDSTAAIDLAEGADLAGLLGDGRLAVGEPKSVPAGAYAVEALTALGILGTVEAKFAPVESVRAALALVATGEAAAGIVYATDAKVEPKVKVLATFPADSHKPIVYPAAVTKSSADPAGAAAFLAYVETGPGHAILLDQGFTDAK
- the modB gene encoding molybdate ABC transporter permease subunit gives rise to the protein MTALSPEAWTAIALSFRIAAVSTLVSLPVAIAVAFALSRGTFRGRTLVEGLVQLPLVLPPVVTGYVLLLLFGRRGPIGGFLESAFGVVLAFRWTGAVLAAAVMAFPLMVRAIRLSMEAVDVRLERAAGTLGAGPLATFALVTLPLSLPGILVGATLAFAKALGEFGATITFVSNIPGETRTIAAAIYTATQTPDGDGEAMALTLVAVLIGLSALVVSEWIARRAPGGGR
- a CDS encoding GH1 family beta-glucosidase; protein product: MTRPDLAARLPADFVFGVATAAYQIEGSVDADGRAPSIWDAFSRIPGRVVNGDTGDVACDHYRRWRGDVDLIASLGVDAYRFSVAWPRVVPDGRGAVAEAGLAFYDRLVDALLEKGVRPYATLYHWDLPIAQFGRGGWCARDTAHAFADYADVVARRLGDRLAGVMTLNEPWCAAFLGHLYGVHAPGERSLPATLAAVHTLNLAHGLATAAVRAAAPGVPVGIVLNAKSIYPSSDTEADRAAAERYDAFHNGVFAEPIFAGRYPAAVVEALGPAMPEIRDGDLAAIAAPLDFLGINYYTPDRVHADPTLAFPAAAQWHPPKVPRTAMGWEIAPEGLTHLLADMARRWRLPPVYVTENGAAFDDAVVDGRVDDPDRLAYVEAHLHTLADAIDAGVDVRGYFAWSLMDNYEWAEGYAKRFGIVHVDYDTQVRTPKASALWFRDLANAVRARRG